In the Commensalibacter nepenthis genome, TTGGGATAAAATAGGCAGGATTTGTTGATCTAACAGGCTATCGATATTCCTTGCCCCTGTATCTGGTAACAAGCAAGCTTCTACAATCATATCATATAGGCTATCTTGAATAACGCATTCTATTTTATAGTGGGTCATCAAACGTTTAATGACCTCTTTAAATTTAATTTCAACAATTTGTCGCATTGCCATAGCAGATAACGGACGATAAATAATTGTTTGAAAACGAGCCAATAATGCTGCTTGGAAATGATTTTTTAAAATAGGACGGATTAATTCGTGTAATTCAGAGATGGTTGCTTCTGGTTGTTCATCAAGCAGTGTCATCATATGTTCACTGCCTAAATTAGAAGTCATGAGAATAACACAGTTCCTAAAATCAACTTCACGTCCTTCACCATCCCTCATAAAACCACGATCAAAGACTTGATAAAAAAGATTTAGAACATCCTTATGCGCTTTTTCAACTTCATCCAACAAAACAATACTATAAGGATTTTTACGAACTGCTTCTGTTAAAACTCCTCCTTGACCATATCCCACATAACCTGGAGGGGAACCCTTTAATTGTGATACAGTGTGAGCTTCTTGGTATTCTGACAGATTAATTGTAATCAGTGATTTTTCACCTGCAAATAACATATTAGATAATGTCAAAGCAGTCTCTGTCTTACCAACGCCACTGGGACCAACAAGTAAAAATACCCCTAATGGACCTTTATCAGAAGTTAGTCCTGTTTTTGCAGCACGAATTTTTTTGGCTATCTCATTCAAAGCGTGCTCTTGGCCTATTATAGATTTCCCAAGAGTAGCTTCTAGCTCCAACAGATTGGTTTGCTCATCCTTTAAAAGGCTGCTTAGGGGAATGCCAGTCCAATCCGCAATGACTGTAGCAACCATATATTCTGTTACATCAAGAGAAATTAAAGGATTATCATTTTGAACTGTTATAAGTTTTTGTTGAAGATGAATAATTTCTTGTTTATCTGTATTCGTTTCGCTCATTTCTTGCATTAAGCTTTGAATTTTTTGTTCAATTATATTCTGATCTTCAGTAGATTTTTTGTCGCCGTTAATACTTTCCCCTTGTAAAGAAAAAATTTCTTGTTTTTTACTTTCATGAGTTATTTTCTTTTGGCGTAAGTTAATAATCTTTTGAATAGTTTCTTTTTCTTTTTCAAACTGAGAGATCAGATCTTTTAACTGATCTTGTAATAATCTTTTTTGTTGATTTATTTCTCCTAAACGTTCGTGACAAGTCTCAGAAGAAAATTGAAAATCATTCTCAATAGCTTTATATTCCAAATCATAAGCTGCAATTTTAGCTTTGATTTGCACAATAATCTCAGGAAGCGTATCTAAGCTCATACGCACCCTAGCACTGGCTGTATCCAGCAAATCAACGGCCTTGTCTGGAAGTTGCCGACCTGTCAAATAACGTCTTGATAAAGTAACCGCAGCTTTAACAGCTGGGTCTTGAATATGAACATTGTGATATTTCATATAATGTTCTTTTAATCCACGTAGCATTAGACAAGCTTGCTCGTCGTTTGGTTCGTCTACTTTAACAATCTGAAAGCGTCTTTCTAAAGCAGCATCTTTTTCAAAATATTGCTTATATTCTGACCATGTTGTTGCAGCAATTGTTCTCAGCTCACCCCTTGCCAAAGCAGGTTTTAATAAATTAGCAGCATCAGAGCCACCAGCTTGGTTTCCTGCACCAATAATTGTGTGCGCTTCATCAATAAATAATAGAACAGGGTTAGATGAACGCTGAACAGCTTCAATAATATTTTTTAATCGTTGTTCAAATTCACCTTTAACACCAGCGCCTGCTTGTAATAATCCAATATCAAGTGTTCGTAAACTTACATTTTTTAAAGCTGTTGGAACATTTCCTTCTGCAATTCGTAGAGCCAAACCTTCAACAAGAGCTGTTTTACCAACACCGGGCTCTCCTACCAAAATAGGATTATTTTTACGTCTACGCGTTAAAATATCAACCATTTGGCGAATTTCATTATCTCTGCCAAAAATAGGATCTATTTTTCCCTCTTTGGCATTTCTTGTGACATCGGTTGTAAATTTATCTAAAATTTGTTGGTAAGCATCATCTTCAGAGGTTTTTGTTTTACTCGTTGTTTTTTTTGTTTTCTCTAATGTCTCTGTAGGAGAAGAAACAGAATTCAGTGCAGCTTTATTTTGTATCTCATCACGTTCATCAGAATGCTCATCCAACAAGGGGCGTAAACGTTGTAATTGTATCGCCCTTAAGCTTAATAAAGGCCATGTTCCAGAAGCTCTTAACCATTCAGGTTGATTCATTAAGGCCTGCAAAATATGGCAAGAACGAATACTCTCGGTATTTTCTTCTAATGAAGCAATAAGCCACGATGCCTGTAATAATGATATAAATTCTTTGGATAATTGAGGACGTGTTTGGATTGAATGTGATAAACCATCAAGATAAGAAAGAAGATTTCTCCATAACTCTTCTAAATCCCATTCATAACGCCTAGCAATAACCGTAATATCGCCTTCACCTTCTTCTAATAATTTTAATAACCAATGCTCTATTGTAATTTCTGCATGAGCTCTTGTTTGACAAAGAGATGCCGCTGCCTCTAGGGCTTTGGCACAATATGGATTTAAACGGCGTAATAAAGAAGCTGTAGAGTTGTCCATTTAATAATCTCTCATCATTATAAAATGTTATTAAAAATTCATAAGTTTTTTGAGGGTATAAAAGTGCTGTTATATTAAAAAAATAATATAACAGCACTTTAATCATTCATAATTTAAATTATGTAATGATTATTAAGATTGTGGACGCTCATCCCAATCATCAGAGTGAATAATATTTCCGTCTTTAAACGTCCAAGTAATTTTTTTATAACGGAGTTCGATTTCTTCCAAATGGTTATGTTTTTCTTTGGAAGGATCTTTAATATCATACATTAATGGAGATACACGAACCAATTTTACCGTCTCTAATTTAGTGTTGAAATATTCAACTTCTTGACCTGCATCATTAATACGATACCATTTAAACTCAGCTGATTTTAAAGTTTGACCTGTAGTAACAGCTTTGTATAAATATGGCGTAGAAGAATCAACTTCTTTTCTAAAAATAACAGGTTTATGAGTACGAGTGCCTGTTAATTTACCTGTATTATTATCGGTTGGAATATATACATTGTGATCAAAAGCAACAACTTCAATACTGCCCTCACGTTTTTGAACGTTAACTGATCCTTTAATATCAGCTCCACCATCATCTTTTAGCCATAAATATAAAGGTATAGCCATTTTATTACTCCTTAATTCACTATATAGTTATTTGTCACCTTGATTAAGTGACGCTTTTTGATCGCTTGATCCTCTAGATATTACTCGACATGCAGACGATTTATCTGGGATCAAGCGAACTTCAACTCTGCGATTAGCTG is a window encoding:
- the tssH gene encoding type VI secretion system ATPase TssH, coding for MDNSTASLLRRLNPYCAKALEAAASLCQTRAHAEITIEHWLLKLLEEGEGDITVIARRYEWDLEELWRNLLSYLDGLSHSIQTRPQLSKEFISLLQASWLIASLEENTESIRSCHILQALMNQPEWLRASGTWPLLSLRAIQLQRLRPLLDEHSDERDEIQNKAALNSVSSPTETLEKTKKTTSKTKTSEDDAYQQILDKFTTDVTRNAKEGKIDPIFGRDNEIRQMVDILTRRRKNNPILVGEPGVGKTALVEGLALRIAEGNVPTALKNVSLRTLDIGLLQAGAGVKGEFEQRLKNIIEAVQRSSNPVLLFIDEAHTIIGAGNQAGGSDAANLLKPALARGELRTIAATTWSEYKQYFEKDAALERRFQIVKVDEPNDEQACLMLRGLKEHYMKYHNVHIQDPAVKAAVTLSRRYLTGRQLPDKAVDLLDTASARVRMSLDTLPEIIVQIKAKIAAYDLEYKAIENDFQFSSETCHERLGEINQQKRLLQDQLKDLISQFEKEKETIQKIINLRQKKITHESKKQEIFSLQGESINGDKKSTEDQNIIEQKIQSLMQEMSETNTDKQEIIHLQQKLITVQNDNPLISLDVTEYMVATVIADWTGIPLSSLLKDEQTNLLELEATLGKSIIGQEHALNEIAKKIRAAKTGLTSDKGPLGVFLLVGPSGVGKTETALTLSNMLFAGEKSLITINLSEYQEAHTVSQLKGSPPGYVGYGQGGVLTEAVRKNPYSIVLLDEVEKAHKDVLNLFYQVFDRGFMRDGEGREVDFRNCVILMTSNLGSEHMMTLLDEQPEATISELHELIRPILKNHFQAALLARFQTIIYRPLSAMAMRQIVEIKFKEVIKRLMTHYKIECVIQDSLYDMIVEACLLPDTGARNIDSLLDQQILPILSQNLLQQLADKKKISSVSLEYNDEEGIMMSFNS
- a CDS encoding Hcp family type VI secretion system effector produces the protein MAIPLYLWLKDDGGADIKGSVNVQKREGSIEVVAFDHNVYIPTDNNTGKLTGTRTHKPVIFRKEVDSSTPYLYKAVTTGQTLKSAEFKWYRINDAGQEVEYFNTKLETVKLVRVSPLMYDIKDPSKEKHNHLEEIELRYKKITWTFKDGNIIHSDDWDERPQS